aaagaaaaaattcagaagaTCCAAAATGAATTGGTAAGGTTTATTTGTTTCCAGAATTTCTAATTGAATATTCTATTCACTACTTTTTACCTTATTACTTATTAATTCCAGGCAAACATAGTCACTGAGGAGATTGTAATACCTCCAAAGTTTTACAATTCACTAATTGGAACTGgaggaaaattaattcattccattATGGAAGACTGCGGAGGAGTTGCTATCAAGTTTCCAACCGCTGAGAGTCAAAGTGATAAGGTAATtgttagggtggtccttattttgGGTAAGTCAGAATTTCAAACCTCTCACCCCTTGCATATCTCccatttaccaaaaaaaaaaaatatgtgcaaAGTTTAAGCCCAATCCGACAACGTTTACCCGTGGCCCAAGCGGGTCAAAGTTTAATATTGGAGCCAAATGGTAAAAACGAGCTTGAAGGCCTTTATTTAAGTAGAccagcgaaaaaaaatcgtagtaGGCTATAATCCACAAGATTTCTAACTAAATTCACAACTAATTGAATGTACTGATACCGAGTTCCGCCAAAAATTTCTAGGCCTTCAAGCTCGTTTTTACCATTTGGCTCCAATATTAAACTTTGACCCGCTTGGGCCACGGGTAAACGTTGTCCGATTGGGCTTAAACTttgcacacattttttttttggcaaatggGAGATATGCAAGGGGTGAGAGGTTTGAAATTCCGACTTACCcaaaataaggaccaccctagtaATTGTACACCTGGGAATGATATTTCGCTTTGCAAAACGCATTGGTAATTAGAATAGAAGTAAAATATTGCTACTATTCAATAGGTCAGCATCAGGGGGCCAAAAGATGATGTTGAAAAGGCAAAACAACAGCTTTTAGAATTATCCAATGAGAAACTTTTATCTAGCTTCACTGCTGAAGTTCGAGCAAAGGCCCAACATCACAAATTCCTTATCGGAAAAAGTGGTGCGAATATTAAAAAGGTAATAAACGATTTGGTTATCTCATGTCCGGTCGAGTGTTACTCGTGATTTGACGTgagcaattttataataacgatatatcttccccccccccacaGATCCGAGAATCTACGGGAGCACGAATTATTTTCCCAACGGACAAAGACGAGGACAAAGAGGTCATCATGATCATTGGCAAGCAAGATGCGGTCGACAAGGCCAAAGCTGAGCTTGAATCTACTATTAAAGAAATAGTAAGCTTTCGTGGcttgaattcaattcaaaacGCAAAACAaaagtgaataataaaattaatcgaaattATTCTCTTAGGATAATATCACAGAAAGTGAAATCAGTATTGAGTCCAAGCATCACAGACACTTCGTGGCTCGTAGGGGAGAAGTACTTCACCGAATCGCAGAAGAATGTGGTGGAGTTCAGATCTCTTTCCCGCGCGCTGGTGTCGACAGCGACCGAGTTGTCATCAAGGGAGCGCTTGAATGTATCAAAGCTGCGAAGCAGCGTATGCTAGAAATTGTCCAAGAGTTGGTAAGAAGTTAATTTCTAACTGTAACCAATCCTTCTAACCTTCTAATCAATTTAAACCTGAAGTTGTATTTtgcaatatatatttaatgCAATACTCACATTTCCTATCTtcggaaaaattatatttgcattataaaaatctttgaataaATCTGACAATTTCTTCCAcccttattatttttttacttcacagGAATCTATGGTAACGATCGAATGCATAATTCCACAACGACATCACCGCACAGTTATGGGTGCTAGGGGCTGCAAGGTTCAAGGTATCACTGCAGAGTTTGATGTACAAATCAAATTTCCAGATCGTGTTGTGCATggtaattatattaatgtttaCCTTTTTCTCATACTACACATTGGGTCTAGtctaaaatcaaaaaatatcagTACGATTTCACACCATTCTACCATTATCACTCAGgtaaaatctaattttcaaatttccacaCAACTTTCAGAGGAACAACGTCCTGATGAACAAGTCAATGGCGAGGAGACAGAGGCAGTAGAAACCGTTCCAGCTTGCGATATAATCCGAATCACTGGGCAACCAGACAAGGCAGAGGCAGCTAGACAAGCTCTTTTAAGTCTTGTTCCAATTACTATTGAGGTGCATTGAGAAAGTTTCTTTGTATACGATATTCTTTTATAGATACGAATAAtactattgatttttttttgttaggtCGAAGTGCCGTTCGATCTCCATCGCTCGATCATAGGACAACGAGGTCGCGAAGTTAAAGAACTAATGGAAAAATATGATGTACATATCATGCTGTCACCGGCTGAACAAAAATTAGATTTTATCAAGGTAATAATGCATAACAGAAATAGTTGAAGCAGCTAGAGTCACTTTCTTTGTCTAAtttctgttttattattaccattcACAGATTTCTGGAACACCACCGTGTGTAGAAGAAGCAAAAGAAGCTATTCTGGAGAAATGCAAGAATCTGGAGGCTCAGCGACAAGATAGAGCGCTGAAATCCTTTGAATTAAAGGTATTATGAgaatattttctaaatatttgtttttctttgtcacATGAGTCGTACATTTTGGCCCTTATCTATATTTGCATATCGTTTTCAGATTGAAGTAGATCCAGAATATCATCCTAAGATAATCGGTCGCTCAGGCGCcgtaataaagaaaattagatCTGACAATGACGTTCAAATAAATTTCCCACGCATTGGGGAACCCGAACAACACATTATCACCatcactggttatgagaaaAATGCTCAAGACGCTCGTGAtgatataatgaaaatagtcaatgAGCTGGTAAATTTCAATGCTCCTTTTACTTTTCTATttgttattcgaaattttgttttcatggTAAAGTAAAATACCATGTCCATGTTCTATAGAACGAGCAGTCCAAAGAAGAAGTCCATATCAAGGCAGCTGTACACTCTCGATTAATCGGAGCCAAGGGAAGAAACATTCGTAGAATAATGGACGAGTTTAAAGTAGACATTAGATTTCCACGAAATACTGATCCTGATCCTAACATTGTAACCATAATGGGGAGCGAGGATAACATCAACGATGCTaaagagcacctgctgaattTGGAGGAGGAATACGTATGTGTTTGAATATgacttaaaataaaaaagcaatAAATACGTACCATGAAATGAATGAAGACTGAATTTGAGTGATGCAATTTGTCCACAGCTCCAGGATGTCAGCGAGAATGAAATACGAAACAGTTTCCGTTCTCCGATTCAACGAGATGAGGGAGGGTTGAGCGGCACTGAAAGCGAGACTGGATTCGTAGTCAAAGGAGGTCCGTGGGAGCAGCAGCAACGAGCTGCTCCGAACACAGACAGCGTTACGGAATTTCCATCCTTCGGTGGTTCCGCTGCTCCCATGCCTGCGTCTGCCCCATCTGGTCCTTGGGGGGCTAAGCGCTAGAGTAGAGTAGAAGACATCTTCTAATAAATATCGGTCGACTTTATAAGCTAATGAATTTTAAGGTAACTTTCCTCTGACAAACGACAAGGGTAACACTGCTGCTGGGTGGTTCCCTGTTCCATTACTGATGCTGCTGCATACGACCTGGCCACTCTCTTGGACTTTGACACTGGTTTACTACACAATGTACGACGACATGTTTATATTTACAGTTCAAACTGACGTATTTATGTATCTGTAACTGCAACGCGTAATAATggtcgatagaaaaaaaaaagttataacaCACCGTGACATACTACACTAGAAATCAGGTTATTTATAATGTAGTATGTTTGGGGGTGATTTCACTTTGAACcgaacatgtttttttttcatccagacGACATGCGTTGTAGGTTCAGATATATTGTACTTAAGACTGTGGCTTCATAGGAATTAATTTGCGTACTGTATATTCTTCAGATTTGTCGATTCTAGACGGATCAAACACCGTGATggctaattattattttatttttgttttttttttcaattttgaaaatctattaATTAGCCAAGcataatattttgtttatttatttataactttttGTATATAAATTCCAATTTCTGTGTTGGACGTTATAATGAAATTGGCTAGCAAAGCCAGACATTGATATTAACTGCTAAATGttaaacgaagaaaattaatggaaaatttctgaaaatgaattaGGTCAGTTTAAAGAACATGTTCCTATACAATATATACTGAATCTATTGTAGAATATTAGCGATTATAATCCGCGTACACATATACTGTTCTAAAAGAACAAGAAGGCACACTTTCAATTGCTTGCTTTTCggaatttacaaatttacgCTTCGTTAAAATAGTTTATTAGCACGACGTAAATCGAGATTTTTTAATAGTATAAAtgtaaactgaaaaaaatattaattttttataatatgaGTGTTATCCTTACAACAATGAGACGTAAAAAGGcacggaagaaaaaagttatatatataactCATATCCTGTATTGTCGATTTGAGTAACTTCTATGTTGATATGAAAAGCAAGGATTTTCTCCAATACGGATGACtttaaaaatacgaaaaccgCTTTGGGAACATAATCTTTATAAGACCTTTCAATTTAGTAATTGATTGACAACCCAGACTAACTATTATAACAAGATGTGTCCGGTTGTAACTGGCGTTGTTAACAAATAAGTAATTACTCTACATTCAAATAGAGTATACGATACTGTTCAgtgtgtgaatttttatttattcaattttgttttacaacaacaacaacaataacattCAACTTTGGTGTATGATATGCAAAATCACATATACCAATGTATGAGGCCAACTAGTTAAGAAAACTATTCGGTTCAAGTGCCTTGTCTACTTTCTTCAAAGACAGCTCATTTTCAATTGTTGGAGGAATGTGAATATTAGGTTTATGTATAtgatattgataataatcattGTATGATTAACCATGTGTAACCAGATGAATATTGCATATATACCACTGTCAAGAgacgagcaaaaaaaaatgacagctAATAATCATGGATTAAAGAATTACCAAACACAGCacactgaaatttttactactatatttttcaggttttcagcaacttttattaaaaatctaCTTGGAATCAACAATCTTAATTAATGCACGTTTTATCAATGCATAATGCATATATTAactatatatacgtataaatattacatacatacgtactaTACATACACATTCAATTAATGAAATGGCTCATTTAATTTTTAGCCAATCATTATATAGGTAgctatgaatgaaaaattactttttttttaataaacaaGAAGTAAGATTTGGTTTCAGACCAATACCTATAGGTAGACATACATGCGCCTGGCCCTAAGGGCGACGGCAATTCGATAAACACCAGGACGAGGCTTGATTTCCGCGCGAAGCGCTTTGCTTTGAAATTCACAATAGGAAGGTACTATTCAGATTTTGTCGCATAATTTGGTCGTTTTATTCCTACTGAATTTACATTTGATATTTAATATACAAACGATAGGCGTGTGTGACATAAAGAAACAAACCGTCcaagtgaaattaaaaaagtctGCAAATATTAAAGGTGAATTATGTAGCATATAGCCGAAAAAAGGCGTGGTAATAAACATAcgaaattcattcaattttgataaatattacgTGCGGAGAACGGTGACttatgttgattttttttctgttcttaaGAGATTTCTAGAttggataatatttttgtttaacaAATGCTCAAGTCTTGTGAATCCCTTTGCGTTTAATGTGTATTAATAATATCGACTATTTTTGGCTGTACAAACACAGcatatttcaataatacaataattacgaaaattcaTGCATTGTTTCTTTCTATAGTTACAGCAAATTTAGACTTGTAAGAGACGATCCACATTATTTACCACTCGCTACAACAATGATGTAAAATCAGAGAATTCCAAACCTTTCAATTGCTTGACAAATCCGTCATTTGGCCTTATGCATTCCCTAACAGATTTCACCTCCTGATAAGCTTGATCGTatgatagattttttttaaccattaaATAACCTATCACAACGGAAGCTGATCGAGATACACCCGCGTTACAGTGTATAAAAACGCCCTGACCTCCTTTTTCACGCATTATTCTCAGGCAGGTTTTTAATGCCTCTGAAATTTTAGCTTCCGGAATATCCATTAAATCTATAAAGTAATAATGAATATCTTTAAATACAATTTCCAGCTTTATACCAATACTTATAATGTGCCGTATCCCATGGTTTTCTAAGATATTTATATCAGCTGCTGGATCTTGAGAGCCAAAGTATAAACCAGGCTCCACCATAGCCATTTGTAGATCGGGTTTTGTATCAACGATGAATGGTAGTCCTTTGTCTACTAATCTCATCTCGCTTCCTAAAATTTCGTACTTTTCACCCAGCATGTTAGTTACTACAGTATTACAGTGTTTTAGCTCCTTTTTCTTAGCTGTTAAAAGGGAGCTCAGACTCATGACGGAGGATTAATTAAACAGCAGCAACGTAACTATCACCACTTTTAAGAATTAGTGATTATTAACTgctatttaaattttttattattcaggtaaaaaatgtaaaatatcgACTATCACTACGTAAAATGATGTTCAGTTAATTAACAGCTACAGATGATTGATCTTcgcaaataatattcttttttaagTCCAACGGGTCGTAGCCTACCTCGCATAAATAGAGAGCGTACGGTGGCAATACTTGAACACGCGAGTCCCAGTTATGACGTGACGGAACTTGTAACATACACCTAATATCTCTTTCCGTAATTTTTCCTAATCCTAGTGTGATCAGGGTTCCGACCATTCGACGAACCTGCCAAGTTAAATATTGAAAGAGccatattaattattattatgaaaataGGACAAGACAGGGGAACGTAGTGTTTGATTGTCTGACCCATACAAATGATGATCATTACCTGATTATAAAGAAAAGCTCTACCCCCACACCTGAAATCCCAGTAATCGAACTGTGTGGAAAGGGGATCATCAATCATTAAAGGCTGACCCTTTTCCACAGTGAAGTAATCAAGTTGCCGGACATAAACAACCTTTTTATTTTGATActtgttctttatttttccagcaaatgtttgaaaatctttAGGTCCGAGGAAAAGCTGAGTTCCCCTTTTTACTCGTTCCGCATCGAAGGGACCAGTATTACTGAAAACGAACAatagtattttattatacagctGAAATTTACTGATAAGTaatttttggataaaaatCTGTTATAGTTGCGTACCCAAGAAGTGCAAAACATCGATACAGCTCACTGACTGGTATATCCTGATAACATTCTTTCTTAGGAACCATGAGACGATACAAATATGATCGAGACTTGGCTGAATGTCTGGCATGAAAGTCTGTGCTGACTTGGTAACAGGAAGTGATTCTGCGTCGTTAAATTTGATACGTGTCTTTGAAAcaggtaaataaattttagatcGATACAATGTTGACCAAGATTTGCATAACAGTTAATAAATACACTGACCTGATCGCATGACCATTCTTAGCAAAAGTCTTATTTAGTCTGTGCTTCATATATTGCGTATTGTATGACTCGTTCTTTGGATGAATCAAGTCGATGTGGGCTGTTGTTGACAGAGCATGAACGCCGCTATCCGTTCTGTGAGAATTGCAGTGGGTGTAAAAATCAGGAAATTCTTGAGCCGTGTTCAGTTATACTCAATTTTCAACCGCCCCATCGATTTCTTTAATACTCATATTATGAATATGTTTACAACATATAAGCAGCAATTAAAACCTGCTCGAAACTTGAAGAATTGGTTCAGATAGACTTCGGGGTTTAATGGAGTCGGCCAATGCTTCTTCAATAGTGCCTTGAATTGTGCGTAAGGACTCTTGTCTTTGCATTCCACTGCAATTGTTCATGTATATtgtgtgaaaattaaacaaattaattagGTTAGACTAAATTTTACCTACTGTTTTAATATTAGTATTAAGCAAGACTGTAATATACAACAAAATATACTAAATCTTGTATAAAAGACGCGTACCTGAAGTGGGTGCCAATATAATTCATGTATAATAAGtatcttttcatttcttacagcTAAATCAGTGCTGAGTGATATTAATAATCGAGTAAGCTGAGAAGGCGTCGTATTTGTATAATTCGGCATGTGGCACGTGAAATTTCCTAACCTAACCCGACTAATTTCTGTTAGGTTAAGGTTGAGTCCATAAATGTTGACAGgtctgaagttagtaacgttaacgtaaaaAAACATCATGGAATAAATCGTAGTACAATTTTAGAAcgactttcaaggagttgaCTTTTCAGTATATGgacatattttatttgttatgaTTTACTAGCTGAATTTCAGTCAATCCTAAGGGTGCGAAgtaaacatgcatcgttaaagCAACGTTACTAAGTTCAACCTCATAAATATTGAGACTTTGAGACTAGTATTGTAGAGTGAGGTTAGAACGCCACAGAAATCTGGATCACGTTGCCCCGGTAACCGGTTTAATTTGCGAAgtgtcaaaattcaaaacaaactACTGATTCGACCCAGTAGCGTGCGCTTATTAGACGTAAATAGCAATGTATATATGCATTTGTGTAGACTCAAGTGGTTAACGGTTCTTGAACCTAAATTACAATGACAATAGGCTGCTAAATTCATTGCTAGTGAACGAATTAGAGAATAGAGGCATCCTTTTTATTACACTGAAGTTATTAAAATGAGATCTCATCCTACATGGGTTGATAAAGTTCAAGATAAAACAGACCAATGGTAAGTGATCAATAACAGCATAAATTAAATACACGGCAAACAATTGAACAAACAATTATGAGGTATCTCAGGATTTCACTGTTATATGCAAAGTTTGTTTAATCTGTATGCATACTCTTGTGTATACAGCATTCAAATGAAAACCAAAGTTTGCATAGTATTTTCCACATGCAAACGCAGTCATAAACagtttttccttcttctttcttaATCCTCATTATTGAATTGATTGTTcccaaatttatttcagcatcTATGATCTCTGCTTCAACCCAGATGGAACCCAATTAATAGTCGCTGCTGGCAGTCAAGTCCTTGTCTACGAAACCAATGATGGTGCGCTTGTACAACCACTCAAAGGTATATTATCCCTATAATTTATTGCTCAATATAACACGGATCACGCCCTTCCTTTTCCACTATTATACCAGATTGTGCAGCATTTTAACTAGTCAACTAAACTAGATTACAAATCACGATTAATTCAAATCTACATTTTAGGACACAAAGATGTCGTCTATTGCGTTTGCTACGCGAGAGATGGAAAGAAGTTTGCATCTGGTAGTGCAGACAAAAGCGTTATTATATGGACTTCCAAGCTCGAAGGAATATTGAAATACTCGTAAGACATTACTAAAGCTTTTTACGCCGGTTCTTTTTTATGTAAGCCTTTGTATGTGCCAATGAATAATGCAAAGCAAATTTTTTAGCCATAGTGAAGCTGTTCAAGCGATGCAATTTAATCCTGTCTCGCACCAGCTGCTCAGTTGTGCACTTTCCGACATCGCATTTTGGTCCACTGAACAGAAGGCTGTGCAGAAGCTGAAGTCTGGAGGAAGAGTAAATTGCTGTGCTTGGACAAAGGATGGACAGTACTTGGCCATTGGACTTGCGCTGGGATATGTTTCTATCAGAAATAAGGTTCGTCTATTAATTATCTcagatttttaattgaaacgtAATAATGTTGAAAGATTATTTCCAGAACGGAGAAGAAAAGACTCGAATTGATCGTGCAGGGGGAACGCCAATCTGGAGTTTGTCTTGGAGCCCATTGAAGTAAGCTGAAATATTTCTGGAACATTCTTCTCACTAAAGAATCATTGGaagtatcaattttatttttaccgacAACAGAGACGATTCTGTGGACGTGTTATGCGTCGCTGATTGGGGCGGCGGTCTTTCCTTCTACACTCTGGCTGGAAAAACAGTGAGCAGGGACAGGTCGCTGAATTTCATTCCACTGAATGTAGCCTACTTTCCTGACGGACAATACATTCTTGTAGCTGGCAGCAATAAACGCTGTTTATTAATGACCCATGACGGCATTCAGCTGGCTTCGATTGGTGATACTTTTTCATCCTGGGTATGGAGTTGCGCTGTTCATCCAGGATCCTCACACGTCGTgcgttcaattttatttctcaatcCCATTGGAATTTGCAAATAGATTTACAATGGCTAACATCTTTTGTGTCCCAGGCCATTGGTTGTCAAGATGGAACAATAACGTATTCTCAATTGTCCTGGAATACTGTGCACGGCTTGTACGGAGACCGATATGCATATCGAGAAAATATGACTGATGTTATAATCCAGCACCTGGTTACAAATCAAAAAGTTCGAATTAAGTGCAAAGATTTGGTATGCCGtacttcaagtttttttcattattcctaCGTCTCCAACCGGATCGAATGAAATTGCATGATTGTTATTTCAGGTCTGTAGAATTGCAGTTTATCGAGATAGACTCGCTGTGCAATTACCTGAACGAGTGATCATATATGAACCTTCGGGAAACAGCGAAGGAATGCACTATCGCATCAGGGACAAACTTCCTCAGTCCTTGAATTGCAATTTGTTAGTTGTAACCACAAACCATTTGGTACTGTGCCTAGACAAACGACTACAGAGCCTAACTTTTACTGGTATTATTGAAAGAGAGTGGATTCTCGATGGCGTTATTACCTACATAAAAGTCGCCGGTGGTCCATCAGGTCAAGAATGCATCATTGCAggttgaattcatttttacgTTTACCAGATTGATATTAGCCTAACagtaattaataatgaataataaacttgtcaatattatatttcaggATTGAAAACCGGATACGTTTCAAAGATATATCTCGACAATCCGTTTCCAGCTCAGCTGGCAAAAGTTGAAGGTGCTATACACTGTCTAGATATTAGCCCACTCAAAGAAAAGTTAGCCGTAGTAAGCGACACGGGTTTGCTTACGGTGTTTGATCTAAATACAGAAGAAATATTACGAGAAATCCAAGATGTTACAAGCGTTGCATTCAATTCCGTGTTTGAGGATATGATGTGCTACTCAGGGAACGATTACTTGGCTGTAAAAGTCGCTGATTTTAACgaatacaaacaaaaattttctggctTTGTTGTCGGGCACAATGGGTCCAAGTTGTACTGTTTAAACGGAGCGGCGATACTGACGGTAGAGGTATGGTTCCAAATATGTAACTCGCAAAACCTCTTTTTAACTTGTTAGGCTAAACTAGTAACAGTGACTAAAGATGACAATGAATTTCAGGTACCAATGTCATCATCTATGTATCAGTACCTAGAAAGAGGAATGTTTAAAGAAGCTTTTGCAATAGCTTGTTTAGGCGTAGCTGAAGGCGATTGGCTCGCTTTGGGGACTGCTGCTCTGGATCACTTAGAATTGAACGTAGCATACGCAGCGTTTTcgcgtattaaaaaattacgttATATCGATATCGTTTCTGAAgttgaggaaaaattgaattctggGGAATGGGGTCGAGAAGCTTGCATGGCTACTGCTGCCGCGGCAATGGGAAAACTTCGAGAAGCTGCAAGACTGTATCAGAAAGCTGGACTTCAACAATACGCTCTTAATATGTATTCAGATTTGAGAATGTTTGATATAGCTCAAGAATTTATCACCAGTGGTAACACTCAGGTACATGAAagacaattttaattttttttgctctaatctcattttacaaaatttaggaattttaGCCAATGATCTTATGTCTACATCTCAGGACCGAACAATTTTACTGAGGCGAAGAGCTGAGTGGGCAAAAAGTTTGGGAGAACCTCGAGCAGCTGCAGAAATGTTCCTCACTGCTGGAGATGTTCAACGAGCCATTAATATCATTGCTGAATATGGTTGGATTGACATGTGCGTATTAGTTGCCTAATTTAAagttcaacaattttcttttcttacacATTGATCTTGACAATTCAGGCTCATCAAAGTTGGAAGACAACTGGATAAGGCCGAGAGAGACAGTTTGTCTATGATAGCTAAAAAACTGAGGCAGTTAGGCGCCACGCATGGCGCTGCTGAAATATTCAGTCGATTAGGAGATGATCCTGACGTTGCTGATGTTTTGATAGACGCACAAGCATGGCCTGAGGCGTTCGAACTGGCGGAAAGAAATCCAAAACTAAAATCTCGCGTTTATGGACCATATGCAAGATGGTTAGCTGAAACTGGTCGTTTTTCTGAAGCTCAAGAAGGTACGATACGAAATTGTTCTCTGTTTGATTTCTcgttaataattgaatatttcaacTGATTTTATATGGGCAGCATTTCAAATGGCTGGTCAACCTGAGGAATCGATATCTGTTCTCACACTGTTAGCCAGAAATGCAGTGGCTGAAAAAAGATTCCGCGATGCTTCGTACTTCTATTGGATCCTTTCACAACTCAGCCTCGATTTGAGCAAGCGTACCGACGAAATAATGGcaacttttcaaatatattatgATAAAGCTGATATTTACTACGCATATAACGAAGTTTACAAATATTTGGTGAGTTGTAATTCATTTGTTAATGACTAATCAGTACAATAATCGTAGGATGTCTTCTTAAAATGTTATACCTTCATGTTTCAGGAAGAACCTTTTACCTCATTGATGCCGGAGGCTTTGTTCAATATATCTCGATTTTTGCTAATGAAAACTCAAGATATACAAGTCGAAGGAGTATCACAGTTCACCATAACTTATACACTGATTAAGCAAGCGCGTATTCTCGGTGCCCATAAATTGGTAACACAGCTCTTTGAGCGATTACGGGGTATGAAAATTCCTGCAAGTCTATTATCGCAAGTGGAGGTCTCAACTTTGGCAGCTAGGGCTTATCCTTACAGCGATCCTGAAGAACTCCTACCTCTTTGCTACCGCTGTTCTACCTTCAATTCACTTCTACCTTCCAACAACATTTTTGGAAATAAATGTGTTCAGTGCGGACTTAAATTTCAGCATTCATTCGTCATGTTTGGTAAGTTCAAGTCAAAAGGATActttattcataaatactttTAAACTATAGATGGGGGAAAGAAACACAGAGACCAATTCCACTAGAAATCGTCAATTATTGTTTTGTATATTCATTCCGTCAGCGCAATATTCTTCTTATTTAATGTGAATACCTCTTGCCTATCCAGAAATATTACCTATAGTTGAATTTGAGTTGGAAGAAGGAATCACTGACGAAGAAGCCAAAAGATTAATCGAAGAGCCAAGACCTCTTTCTGATAGTTCTTCGATCAGTGATAATCAACTCACCATACCTACGCCCGTTGGCGACCTGTTTACAGCTCGCTTGATACGATACGAGGTATATATCACAATTCTACAaacaatttatatatatacgctcTTGTCATTCGTAgctgcaattatttttcagaaatattacacaaattttcaatattcgcaGGATAAGACAGGCGAATCTAGAATTACCGTTGGTCGAGGTGTTTTAGCAAGTATAGAACCGTCCAGCG
This is a stretch of genomic DNA from Neodiprion fabricii isolate iyNeoFabr1 chromosome 2, iyNeoFabr1.1, whole genome shotgun sequence. It encodes these proteins:
- the LOC124176065 gene encoding intraflagellar transport protein 122 homolog isoform X1 — translated: MRSHPTWVDKVQDKTDQCIYDLCFNPDGTQLIVAAGSQVLVYETNDGALVQPLKGHKDVVYCVCYARDGKKFASGSADKSVIIWTSKLEGILKYSHSEAVQAMQFNPVSHQLLSCALSDIAFWSTEQKAVQKLKSGGRVNCCAWTKDGQYLAIGLALGYVSIRNKNGEEKTRIDRAGGTPIWSLSWSPLKDDSVDVLCVADWGGGLSFYTLAGKTVSRDRSLNFIPLNVAYFPDGQYILVAGSNKRCLLMTHDGIQLASIGDTFSSWVWSCAVHPGSSHVAIGCQDGTITYSQLSWNTVHGLYGDRYAYRENMTDVIIQHLVTNQKVRIKCKDLVCRIAVYRDRLAVQLPERVIIYEPSGNSEGMHYRIRDKLPQSLNCNLLVVTTNHLVLCLDKRLQSLTFTGIIEREWILDGVITYIKVAGGPSGQECIIAGLKTGYVSKIYLDNPFPAQLAKVEGAIHCLDISPLKEKLAVVSDTGLLTVFDLNTEEILREIQDVTSVAFNSVFEDMMCYSGNDYLAVKVADFNEYKQKFSGFVVGHNGSKLYCLNGAAILTVEVPMSSSMYQYLERGMFKEAFAIACLGVAEGDWLALGTAALDHLELNVAYAAFSRIKKLRYIDIVSEVEEKLNSGEWGREACMATAAAAMGKLREAARLYQKAGLQQYALNMYSDLRMFDIAQEFITSGNTQDRTILLRRRAEWAKSLGEPRAAAEMFLTAGDVQRAINIIAEYGWIDMLIKVGRQLDKAERDSLSMIAKKLRQLGATHGAAEIFSRLGDDPDVADVLIDAQAWPEAFELAERNPKLKSRVYGPYARWLAETGRFSEAQEAFQMAGQPEESISVLTLLARNAVAEKRFRDASYFYWILSQLSLDLSKRTDEIMATFQIYYDKADIYYAYNEVYKYLEEPFTSLMPEALFNISRFLLMKTQDIQVEGVSQFTITYTLIKQARILGAHKLVTQLFERLRGMKIPASLLSQVEVSTLAARAYPYSDPEELLPLCYRCSTFNSLLPSNNIFGNKCVQCGLKFQHSFVMFEILPIVEFELEEGITDEEAKRLIEEPRPLSDSSSISDNQLTIPTPVGDLFTARLIRYEDKTGESRITVGRGVLASIEPSSVLIAHWPKPFKTRYFRNLLPDLQITLCKSCLKLFHSDDYELAILRHGHCPFCRSSQLSRAEQITRHAT
- the LOC124176065 gene encoding intraflagellar transport protein 122 homolog isoform X2 produces the protein MQFNPVSHQLLSCALSDIAFWSTEQKAVQKLKSGGRVNCCAWTKDGQYLAIGLALGYVSIRNKNGEEKTRIDRAGGTPIWSLSWSPLKDDSVDVLCVADWGGGLSFYTLAGKTVSRDRSLNFIPLNVAYFPDGQYILVAGSNKRCLLMTHDGIQLASIGDTFSSWVWSCAVHPGSSHVAIGCQDGTITYSQLSWNTVHGLYGDRYAYRENMTDVIIQHLVTNQKVRIKCKDLVCRIAVYRDRLAVQLPERVIIYEPSGNSEGMHYRIRDKLPQSLNCNLLVVTTNHLVLCLDKRLQSLTFTGIIEREWILDGVITYIKVAGGPSGQECIIAGLKTGYVSKIYLDNPFPAQLAKVEGAIHCLDISPLKEKLAVVSDTGLLTVFDLNTEEILREIQDVTSVAFNSVFEDMMCYSGNDYLAVKVADFNEYKQKFSGFVVGHNGSKLYCLNGAAILTVEVPMSSSMYQYLERGMFKEAFAIACLGVAEGDWLALGTAALDHLELNVAYAAFSRIKKLRYIDIVSEVEEKLNSGEWGREACMATAAAAMGKLREAARLYQKAGLQQYALNMYSDLRMFDIAQEFITSGNTQDRTILLRRRAEWAKSLGEPRAAAEMFLTAGDVQRAINIIAEYGWIDMLIKVGRQLDKAERDSLSMIAKKLRQLGATHGAAEIFSRLGDDPDVADVLIDAQAWPEAFELAERNPKLKSRVYGPYARWLAETGRFSEAQEAFQMAGQPEESISVLTLLARNAVAEKRFRDASYFYWILSQLSLDLSKRTDEIMATFQIYYDKADIYYAYNEVYKYLEEPFTSLMPEALFNISRFLLMKTQDIQVEGVSQFTITYTLIKQARILGAHKLVTQLFERLRGMKIPASLLSQVEVSTLAARAYPYSDPEELLPLCYRCSTFNSLLPSNNIFGNKCVQCGLKFQHSFVMFEILPIVEFELEEGITDEEAKRLIEEPRPLSDSSSISDNQLTIPTPVGDLFTARLIRYEDKTGESRITVGRGVLASIEPSSVLIAHWPKPFKTRYFRNLLPDLQITLCKSCLKLFHSDDYELAILRHGHCPFCRSSQLSRAEQITRHAT